One Sphingomonas sp. SUN039 genomic window carries:
- the edd gene encoding phosphogluconate dehydratase, translating into MHPVLEAVTARIVERSAQTRAAYLDLIERQRDSGTNRHNLACGNLAHGFAASGEDKDTIKRGKAMNIGIVTAFNDMLSAHQPYGRYPEAIKLYAREVGATAQVAGGVPAMCDGVTQGQAGMDLSLFSRDVIALSTAVALSHAMFEGALLLGICDKIVPGLLIGALRFGHLPMIFVPAGPMPSGLANKEKVRVRQLFAEGKIGTAELLEAESASYHDAGTCTFYGTANSNQMMMEVMGLHMPAAAFVNPGTKLRSELTRAATHRVADIGWDSDDYRPLGRVVDEKAIVNAIVGLLATGGSTNHAIHLPAMARAAGIVIDWQDFDELSAAVPLIARVYPNGSGDVNDFHQAGGMGYVIGELIGAGLLHDDVMTVARGSLADYAVEPVLVDEALMWTPAPASPRDPAMLSPVADPFLPDGGMRLLQGNLGRAVIKTSAVQPERWTIEAPCAVFDRQDDVLRAFKAGELDRDVVVVVRFQGPHANGMPELHKLTPALGVLQDKGYRVALVTDGRMSGASGKVPAAIHVTQEAALGGALAKLVDGDVVRVCAVTGALSTTADLSSRQPAPTPPAADGTGRELFAFMRHGADDAERGASAMLAGAGL; encoded by the coding sequence ATGCATCCCGTGCTTGAGGCGGTCACCGCGCGCATCGTCGAGCGGTCGGCACAGACGCGGGCCGCCTATCTCGACCTGATCGAACGGCAGCGCGACAGCGGGACCAACCGCCACAACCTTGCTTGCGGCAATCTCGCCCACGGCTTTGCCGCATCGGGCGAGGACAAGGACACGATCAAGCGCGGCAAGGCGATGAACATCGGCATCGTCACCGCGTTCAACGACATGCTGTCGGCGCACCAGCCGTACGGGCGCTATCCGGAAGCGATCAAGCTCTACGCCCGCGAAGTCGGCGCGACGGCGCAGGTCGCAGGCGGTGTTCCCGCGATGTGCGACGGCGTGACGCAGGGACAGGCGGGCATGGACCTGTCGCTGTTCAGCCGCGACGTGATCGCTTTGTCGACGGCGGTCGCGCTCAGCCATGCGATGTTCGAAGGCGCACTGCTTCTCGGCATTTGCGACAAGATCGTGCCCGGCCTGCTGATCGGTGCGCTGCGCTTCGGCCATCTGCCGATGATCTTCGTGCCTGCAGGCCCGATGCCCTCGGGTCTCGCCAACAAGGAAAAGGTGCGCGTCCGGCAGCTGTTCGCGGAAGGGAAAATCGGCACGGCCGAACTGCTCGAAGCCGAAAGTGCGAGTTACCACGACGCAGGCACCTGCACCTTCTATGGGACCGCAAATTCGAACCAGATGATGATGGAGGTCATGGGCCTCCACATGCCCGCTGCTGCCTTCGTCAATCCGGGCACGAAGCTCCGCAGCGAACTCACCCGCGCCGCGACCCACCGCGTCGCCGATATCGGCTGGGACAGCGATGATTACCGCCCCCTCGGGCGGGTCGTCGACGAGAAAGCCATCGTCAACGCCATCGTCGGCCTGCTCGCCACCGGCGGATCGACCAACCACGCCATCCATCTGCCCGCGATGGCGCGTGCGGCGGGGATCGTGATCGACTGGCAAGATTTCGACGAATTGTCCGCCGCCGTGCCGCTGATCGCGCGCGTTTACCCGAACGGGTCGGGCGATGTGAACGATTTCCACCAAGCGGGCGGCATGGGTTATGTTATCGGCGAGCTGATCGGTGCGGGACTGCTGCACGATGACGTCATGACGGTCGCGCGCGGCTCGCTGGCCGATTACGCGGTCGAACCGGTGCTGGTGGACGAGGCGCTGATGTGGACGCCCGCCCCCGCATCGCCCCGCGATCCGGCGATGTTGTCGCCGGTTGCCGATCCCTTCCTGCCCGATGGCGGGATGCGGCTGTTGCAGGGCAATCTCGGTCGCGCCGTCATCAAGACCAGTGCGGTCCAGCCCGAACGCTGGACCATCGAGGCACCGTGTGCGGTGTTCGACCGGCAGGACGATGTGCTGCGCGCGTTCAAGGCGGGCGAACTCGACCGCGATGTCGTCGTCGTGGTGCGTTTCCAAGGGCCGCACGCCAACGGCATGCCCGAACTGCACAAGCTGACGCCGGCGTTGGGGGTGCTTCAGGACAAGGGGTATCGCGTCGCCCTCGTCACCGACGGCCGTATGTCGGGCGCGAGCGGCAAGGTGCCCGCCGCGATCCATGTCACCCAAGAGGCTGCGCTCGGCGGTGCACTCGCCAAGCTGGTCGATGGCGATGTGGTGCGCGTCTGTGCGGTGACGGGCGCGCTCTCGACGACGGCAGACCTGTCGTCACGCCAGCCCGCGCCGACCCCGCCCGCCGCCGACGGCACGGGCCGCGAGTTGTTCGCCTTCATGCGCCACGGTGCCGACGATGCCGAGCGCGGCGCGTCGGCCATGCTGGCGGGTGCTGGGCTGTGA
- a CDS encoding SH3 domain-containing protein: MRTRLLALLAATALAASASPALAAKKMPYWASLNAGEVMMRKGPGRNFPADWLYKRKGLPVKVVKAYKAEHAEWRRIQDPDGAEGWVQANLLSDKRSALVVGDVRPLREKPSADAAIVWRAEPGVVGAVSQCGKGWCLFDVHGRAGYIEIAQLFGVAADEKLP; this comes from the coding sequence GTGCGAACCCGATTGCTTGCCTTACTTGCTGCGACGGCGCTCGCGGCGAGCGCATCTCCGGCGCTTGCGGCGAAGAAAATGCCGTACTGGGCCTCGCTCAACGCTGGCGAAGTGATGATGCGGAAAGGGCCGGGGCGTAATTTTCCTGCCGATTGGCTTTACAAGCGCAAGGGGCTGCCCGTGAAGGTGGTCAAGGCGTACAAGGCCGAACATGCCGAATGGCGGCGCATCCAGGATCCCGATGGCGCTGAAGGGTGGGTGCAGGCCAATTTGCTGAGCGACAAGCGCAGCGCGCTGGTCGTCGGCGATGTCAGGCCGTTGCGTGAGAAGCCCTCTGCCGATGCCGCAATCGTCTGGCGTGCCGAGCCGGGCGTGGTCGGCGCGGTCAGCCAGTGCGGCAAGGGCTGGTGCCTGTTCGACGTCCACGGCCGCGCAGGCTATATCGAGATCGCGCAACTGTTCGGCGTGGCAGCGGACGAAAAGCTGCCGTGA
- the eda gene encoding bifunctional 4-hydroxy-2-oxoglutarate aldolase/2-dehydro-3-deoxy-phosphogluconate aldolase, with the protein MNIEAIMRTAPVIPVLVIDDIAHAAPIAEALVAGGLRVLEVTLRTPVALDVIAEMAKVDGAIVGAGTVLNAADLDASLNAGAKFIVSPGLTDPLARAAIASGIPFLPGTANASDLMRGLDLGLNRFKFFPATASGGLPALKALAAPFGNVRFCPTGGITEATAPEWLAEEAVLCVGGSWIVPKGAPDTAEIRRRAAAAAALSA; encoded by the coding sequence ATGAATATCGAAGCGATCATGCGGACCGCACCGGTCATTCCAGTGCTGGTGATCGACGACATCGCGCACGCCGCGCCGATTGCCGAGGCCTTGGTGGCAGGCGGCTTGCGGGTACTCGAAGTGACTCTGCGAACCCCCGTCGCGCTCGATGTGATCGCGGAGATGGCCAAGGTTGACGGCGCTATCGTCGGCGCGGGCACAGTTCTCAACGCTGCCGATTTGGATGCGTCGCTGAATGCGGGCGCGAAATTCATCGTCAGCCCCGGTCTGACCGATCCGCTCGCCCGCGCGGCGATTGCCAGCGGCATTCCGTTCCTGCCCGGCACAGCCAACGCCAGCGACCTGATGCGAGGTCTCGATCTGGGGCTGAACCGGTTCAAGTTCTTTCCGGCGACCGCAAGCGGCGGCCTGCCTGCGCTCAAGGCGCTCGCGGCACCGTTCGGCAATGTGCGTTTTTGCCCGACGGGCGGAATTACCGAAGCGACCGCGCCCGAGTGGCTGGCCGAGGAAGCCGTGTTGTGCGTCGGGGGGAGCTGGATCGTACCCAAGGGCGCACCCGATACGGCAGAAATCCGGCGGCGAGCGGCGGCAGCAGCGGCGCTCAGCGCATAA
- a CDS encoding A24 family peptidase, with protein MIWLWPALGAGAGLIAGSFLATLVVRWPMGAGLGGRSMCDSCHVPLGARDLVPLVSFALAKGRCRTCGDPIDPVHPIVEGLCTAVGFVALAVSPDAAGATAMFIGWLLVALAALDVREFWLPDVLTAALGMVAVLSSWVVDPPGITDRVIGGAVAFVSLWLIATLYRRLRGREGLGGGDPKLFGAVGLWLGWQPLPFVLLGASAIGLIAVLAMMLRGRAVSATTRLPFGTLLAVAAFPVWLIMR; from the coding sequence ATGATTTGGCTGTGGCCCGCGCTTGGCGCAGGGGCGGGCCTGATTGCGGGAAGTTTTCTGGCGACGCTGGTCGTGCGCTGGCCGATGGGCGCGGGGCTTGGCGGACGGTCGATGTGCGATTCCTGCCATGTGCCGCTGGGTGCACGCGATCTGGTACCGCTGGTGTCGTTCGCGCTGGCCAAGGGGCGGTGCCGGACCTGTGGTGATCCAATCGATCCGGTACATCCGATTGTCGAGGGATTGTGCACAGCGGTCGGGTTCGTTGCCCTTGCCGTGTCGCCCGACGCGGCTGGAGCGACTGCGATGTTCATCGGCTGGCTGCTCGTCGCGCTCGCGGCGCTAGATGTTCGTGAATTCTGGCTCCCCGATGTGCTGACGGCGGCGCTCGGCATGGTGGCGGTGCTGTCCTCGTGGGTGGTCGATCCGCCGGGAATTACCGACCGCGTCATCGGCGGCGCGGTGGCATTCGTCAGCCTGTGGCTTATCGCGACGCTTTATCGTCGGCTGCGCGGTCGCGAAGGGCTTGGCGGTGGCGACCCGAAATTGTTCGGCGCCGTCGGGCTGTGGCTCGGCTGGCAGCCGCTGCCGTTCGTCCTCTTGGGTGCCAGTGCGATAGGGCTGATTGCCGTTCTCGCGATGATGCTGCGCGGAAGGGCAGTGAGTGCGACGACGCGCCTGCCGTTCGGGACGCTGCTGGCGGTGGCGGCGTTTCCGGTTTGGCTGATTATGCGCTGA
- a CDS encoding coniferyl aldehyde dehydrogenase — protein sequence MDTGLSGEAATLARLASVRAAQRAAFDAELPVSADVRRDRLKRCISMMQAHGDDFARAMSEDFGHRSHDQSMLTDIAASITPAKQALKNLDKWMRAERRSVQFPLGLLGASARVEYQPKGVIGVISPWNFPVQLTMAPLAGIFAAGNRAMVKSSEFTPVTAALFEEVGAKFFAENELAFFSGGPDVGQAFAKLPFDHLIFTGATGVGRHILHAAADNLTPVTLELGGKSPVIIGKSADMKQAAERIAIGKMMNAGQICLAPDYLLVPQDREAELVGELTKAVSMMYPTLLDNDDYTSVVNARHRDRLRGYLDDARAKGGEVIEVNPANEDFAASNGNKMPLYLVRNPTDDMKVMQEEIFGPVLPIKGVASTDAAVAYVNAHDRPLGLYYFGKDSGEEARVLERTISGGVTVNDVIFHVSMEDLPFGGVGPSGMGSYHGHDGFKTFSHAKSIYRQPKIDVAKLAGLKPPYGKATRRTVAREMNP from the coding sequence ATGGATACAGGCTTGTCGGGCGAGGCCGCGACGCTGGCGCGCCTCGCATCGGTGCGCGCGGCGCAGCGCGCAGCCTTCGATGCCGAATTGCCCGTCTCCGCCGATGTGCGCCGCGACCGGCTGAAACGCTGCATATCGATGATGCAGGCGCATGGCGACGATTTTGCTAGGGCGATGTCGGAGGACTTCGGCCACCGCAGCCACGACCAGTCGATGCTGACCGATATTGCCGCGTCGATCACGCCCGCGAAACAGGCACTGAAGAACCTTGATAAATGGATGCGCGCCGAACGCCGCAGCGTGCAGTTTCCGCTCGGCCTGCTCGGGGCGAGTGCGCGGGTCGAGTACCAGCCGAAGGGCGTGATCGGCGTCATCTCGCCGTGGAATTTTCCGGTACAGCTGACGATGGCCCCGCTCGCGGGCATTTTTGCGGCGGGCAACCGCGCGATGGTCAAGTCGTCTGAATTTACGCCGGTGACAGCGGCGCTGTTCGAGGAAGTCGGTGCGAAGTTTTTTGCCGAGAACGAGCTGGCGTTCTTCAGTGGCGGGCCGGACGTCGGGCAGGCCTTTGCGAAACTGCCCTTCGATCATCTGATCTTCACCGGGGCGACGGGCGTGGGGCGGCACATCCTCCACGCCGCTGCCGACAATCTGACGCCGGTGACGCTCGAACTCGGCGGCAAGTCGCCGGTCATTATCGGCAAATCGGCGGACATGAAGCAGGCGGCCGAACGCATCGCCATCGGCAAGATGATGAATGCGGGGCAGATCTGCCTTGCCCCCGATTATCTGCTGGTGCCGCAAGACCGCGAGGCGGAGCTCGTCGGCGAGCTGACCAAAGCCGTGTCGATGATGTACCCGACGTTGCTCGATAACGACGACTACACCTCGGTCGTGAACGCGCGCCACCGCGACCGGCTGCGCGGCTATCTCGACGATGCCCGCGCCAAGGGCGGCGAGGTGATCGAGGTCAATCCGGCGAACGAGGATTTCGCCGCGTCGAACGGCAACAAGATGCCGCTCTATCTGGTCCGCAACCCCACCGACGACATGAAAGTGATGCAGGAGGAAATCTTCGGGCCGGTGCTGCCGATCAAGGGTGTCGCCAGCACCGATGCGGCAGTCGCCTATGTCAACGCGCACGACCGCCCGCTCGGGCTCTATTATTTCGGGAAAGACAGCGGCGAAGAGGCCCGCGTGCTCGAACGCACGATTTCGGGCGGTGTCACCGTCAACGACGTGATCTTCCATGTCAGCATGGAAGACCTGCCGTTCGGCGGGGTCGGACCGTCGGGCATGGGCAGCTACCATGGGCATGACGGGTTCAAGACGTTC
- a CDS encoding ammonium transporter, whose amino-acid sequence MRISGSIAAVVAALVTTPAFAQPVVVADSGDSAWVLAASILGLIAILPGLAMFYGRGRAGPTGFALFGGVAVASLLFAVIGYSIAFGDGSPYLGGAGNAMLGNLSELVDGLTISEPVYVVFETMLALFAVGILCASLGENARPAWLIPFAGIWMLIVYVPVARWVWAGWLGDLGVIDYAGALPVQIAGGVAALAVAFLMRAPSSTEIQHDSRLAVTGAALLWVGFLALMGAAALGGSDDAATAIINGHLAASAAVVTGMAVERFTHGRVSVYGVANNAVTGLAAVTAGAGLVGAGGAMALGALGAVAATLAGMLVSRAKLGSTAAAFSIHGAPALVGAVLLPVFLLPVLGGPGFDEGSGLVAQLAAQGIAVLAVMLWTAVATVIAALLVSTVAPIRLAKVSRPS is encoded by the coding sequence ATGCGGATATCCGGTTCGATTGCTGCGGTGGTTGCGGCGCTGGTGACCACACCGGCGTTCGCACAGCCGGTCGTTGTTGCCGACAGCGGCGACAGTGCCTGGGTGTTGGCGGCATCGATCCTCGGTCTGATTGCCATTCTGCCGGGTCTCGCGATGTTTTACGGTCGGGGCCGCGCCGGGCCGACGGGGTTCGCCCTGTTCGGCGGGGTAGCGGTTGCGTCGCTGCTGTTCGCCGTCATCGGCTATAGCATCGCCTTCGGCGACGGCAGCCCATATCTGGGTGGCGCGGGCAATGCGATGCTCGGCAATTTGTCCGAACTGGTCGACGGGCTGACAATCTCCGAACCGGTCTATGTCGTGTTCGAAACGATGCTTGCGCTGTTCGCAGTCGGCATATTGTGTGCGTCGCTCGGTGAGAATGCGCGTCCGGCATGGCTGATACCCTTTGCAGGCATCTGGATGCTGATCGTTTATGTGCCGGTGGCCCGCTGGGTGTGGGCGGGGTGGCTCGGCGACCTTGGCGTCATCGACTATGCGGGCGCGCTACCCGTCCAGATTGCGGGAGGCGTGGCCGCGCTGGCGGTGGCATTCCTGATGCGCGCGCCGTCGTCGACCGAAATCCAGCACGATTCGCGCCTTGCGGTGACCGGCGCGGCGCTGCTGTGGGTGGGGTTCCTGGCACTGATGGGGGCGGCGGCGCTGGGCGGCAGCGATGACGCCGCGACCGCAATTATCAACGGACATCTCGCGGCCAGCGCTGCCGTCGTTACCGGCATGGCGGTCGAACGCTTCACGCATGGGCGTGTGTCGGTTTACGGCGTCGCCAATAATGCGGTGACGGGTCTGGCGGCGGTAACGGCGGGTGCGGGGCTGGTCGGTGCCGGGGGCGCGATGGCACTGGGCGCGCTCGGCGCAGTGGCAGCGACGCTGGCGGGCATGCTGGTCAGCCGGGCAAAGCTCGGCAGCACCGCTGCTGCCTTCTCGATCCACGGTGCACCGGCATTGGTCGGGGCGGTCCTGTTGCCAGTGTTCCTCCTGCCGGTCCTCGGCGGGCCCGGATTCGACGAAGGCAGCGGGCTGGTTGCCCAGCTCGCGGCACAGGGGATCGCCGTGCTGGCAGTGATGCTGTGGACGGCCGTCGCAACCGTGATCGCCGCGCTGCTGGTCTCAACGGTCGCGCCCATCCGGCTCGCGAAAGTCAGTCGCCCGTCCTGA
- a CDS encoding nitronate monooxygenase family protein, giving the protein MFKGISPIVYRGREVWPLIEGGKGVAATNHASAGAWAAAGGIGTVSAVNADSYDPTGKIIPQVYAARTRTERHQELIAYAIEGAVEQVKRAYDIAGGKGAININVLWEMGGAQTILHGVLERTKGLVAGVTCGAGMPYKLSEISASYGVSYLPIISSARAFRALWKRAYSKAADYLSAVVYEDPWLAGGHNGLSNAEDPRVPEPPYPRVKALRETMREGGIPDSTPIVMAGGVWHLRDWADWIDNPELGSIAFQFGTRPLLTQESPIPQGWKDALMTLEDGDILLHKFSPTGFYSSAIRNPFLRNLEARSERQIAFSGEQAGDHTHQLDVGVKGKNFWVTRGDLMRAREWYGLGYTDALKTPDNTLVFVTPAEKATIRKDQADCMGCLSHCGFSAWKDHDDWSTGYLADPRSFCIQKTLQDVVHGGPLDENLVFAGHGAFNFKRDPFYSNGFVPTVKQLVDRIRTGD; this is encoded by the coding sequence TTGTTTAAGGGTATATCGCCGATCGTGTATCGGGGCCGTGAAGTCTGGCCGCTGATCGAGGGCGGCAAAGGTGTAGCCGCCACCAATCACGCCAGCGCAGGTGCCTGGGCGGCGGCGGGCGGGATCGGCACGGTCAGCGCGGTCAACGCCGACAGCTATGACCCGACCGGCAAGATCATTCCGCAGGTCTATGCTGCACGAACCCGCACGGAACGACATCAGGAGCTGATCGCCTATGCCATCGAAGGCGCGGTCGAACAGGTGAAGCGCGCCTATGATATCGCCGGAGGCAAGGGCGCGATCAACATCAACGTGCTGTGGGAAATGGGCGGCGCGCAGACGATTTTGCACGGCGTGCTCGAACGGACGAAGGGGCTGGTCGCGGGCGTCACCTGCGGTGCCGGGATGCCCTACAAGCTGAGCGAGATCAGCGCGTCCTATGGTGTCAGCTATCTGCCGATCATCAGTTCGGCGCGCGCCTTTCGCGCGCTGTGGAAGCGGGCCTATTCGAAGGCGGCGGATTATCTGTCGGCGGTCGTGTACGAAGACCCGTGGCTCGCGGGCGGGCACAACGGCCTGTCCAATGCCGAAGACCCGCGCGTGCCCGAGCCGCCGTATCCGCGCGTAAAGGCGCTGCGCGAGACGATGCGCGAGGGCGGCATTCCCGATTCAACCCCGATCGTCATGGCCGGTGGCGTCTGGCATTTGCGCGACTGGGCGGACTGGATCGACAATCCGGAACTGGGAAGCATTGCGTTCCAGTTCGGCACGCGACCGCTGCTAACGCAGGAAAGCCCGATCCCGCAGGGGTGGAAGGACGCGCTGATGACGCTGGAGGATGGCGATATCCTCCTGCATAAATTCTCGCCGACCGGCTTTTATTCGTCGGCGATCCGCAACCCGTTCCTCCGCAATCTGGAAGCGCGCAGCGAACGCCAGATCGCGTTTTCGGGCGAACAGGCGGGCGACCATACCCACCAGCTCGACGTGGGCGTGAAGGGCAAGAATTTCTGGGTGACGCGCGGCGACCTGATGCGCGCGCGCGAATGGTACGGTTTGGGCTATACCGATGCGCTCAAGACGCCCGACAACACGCTGGTGTTCGTGACGCCGGCCGAGAAAGCGACGATCCGCAAGGATCAGGCCGACTGCATGGGCTGCCTGTCGCATTGCGGCTTTTCCGCGTGGAAGGACCATGACGACTGGTCGACCGGCTACCTCGCCGATCCGCGCAGCTTCTGTATTCAAAAGACCTTACAGGATGTCGTCCATGGCGGACCGCTCGACGAGAACTTGGTATTCGCCGGGCACGGCGCGTTCAATTTCAAACGCGACCCGTTCTACTCGAACGGATTCGTGCCGACGGTGAAGCAGCTGGTCGACCGGATCAGGACGGGCGACTGA
- the glk gene encoding glucokinase, with amino-acid sequence MTQVVAVDIGGTHARFALAEVAGGRVQALGEPVTLKTAEHASFQTAWEAFAAGQPAPLPRAAAIAIACPIKGEVLQLTNNPWIIRPSLIPEKLGVDAHVLVNDFEAVGHAVAQVGADDLHHICGPDVALPDRGIVSIVGPGTGLGVGQLFRDGAAYHVIACEGGHVDFAPLDAIEDAVLADLRKTFRRVSVERVVSGPGLAAIHAVLARLEGRAIPERDDKQLWQAALDGSESLAAAALDRFCLTLGAVAGDCALINGPTAVVIAGGVGLRLKDHLPRSGFAERFAAKGRFETLMRSVPVKLITHPQPGLLGAAAAFAREHTS; translated from the coding sequence GTGACACAGGTTGTCGCCGTCGATATCGGCGGGACGCACGCCCGCTTTGCGCTCGCCGAAGTCGCGGGCGGTCGCGTTCAGGCGCTCGGTGAACCCGTCACGCTCAAGACCGCCGAGCACGCCAGTTTTCAAACTGCCTGGGAAGCCTTCGCGGCGGGGCAGCCTGCTCCCCTGCCCCGCGCGGCTGCCATTGCCATCGCCTGCCCGATCAAGGGCGAGGTGCTGCAACTCACCAACAACCCATGGATCATCCGCCCTTCGCTGATCCCCGAAAAGCTCGGCGTCGACGCGCATGTGCTGGTCAACGATTTCGAAGCTGTCGGCCATGCCGTGGCACAGGTCGGCGCCGACGATTTGCATCATATTTGCGGCCCCGACGTTGCCCTGCCCGACCGTGGGATCGTCAGCATCGTGGGGCCGGGGACGGGGCTCGGCGTCGGCCAGTTGTTCCGTGACGGCGCGGCCTATCACGTCATTGCCTGCGAAGGCGGGCATGTCGATTTCGCGCCGCTCGACGCCATCGAGGATGCGGTGCTCGCCGATCTCCGCAAGACCTTCAGGCGGGTGTCGGTCGAGCGCGTGGTGTCGGGGCCGGGGCTTGCCGCGATCCATGCGGTGCTCGCCCGACTCGAGGGTCGCGCCATTCCCGAACGCGACGACAAGCAACTCTGGCAAGCCGCGCTCGACGGCAGCGAGAGCCTCGCCGCCGCCGCGCTCGACCGTTTCTGCCTCACCCTCGGCGCAGTTGCGGGCGATTGCGCGCTCATCAACGGTCCGACGGCGGTCGTCATCGCGGGAGGTGTCGGGCTGCGCCTGAAGGACCATCTGCCGCGTTCGGGCTTTGCCGAACGCTTCGCCGCCAAGGGCCGGTTCGAAACGCTGATGCGTTCGGTGCCCGTGAAACTCATTACCCATCCGCAGCCCGGCCTGTTGGGTGCCGCCGCCGCCTTTGCCCGGGAGCACACGTCATGA
- the zwf gene encoding glucose-6-phosphate dehydrogenase, giving the protein MGTVREIGSFELLQSFATIVIFGATGDLAQRMLFPSLYNLDADGLLGTEVRIHGAARSKLDDAAFRDQVAAALDSHLPEGQLDATVKARFLDRLGYCTVDVDTPADFECLAAKIGPAKGAGVAFYLSTPPSLFAPVVAGLKAVGLTGPATRVAMEKPIGHDLPSSREVNAAVAHGFDEDQVFRVDHYLGKETVQNLLVLRFGNMLFEPLWNSQGIEHVQITVAETVGLEGRVSYYDGVGSLSDMVQNHMLQLLALVAMEPPASYTATAVRDEKVKVLRSLRPLDAATANTHSVKGQYRSGAVDGKPVAGYADELGKASDTETFVAVKAHLDNWRWKGVPFYLRTGKRLPMRHSEILIQFKPVPHSIFSGRGPGLEANCLLIRLQPNEGMSLSIMTKEPGLDRGGVALREVELDVSLTAAFAGQRRRIAYERLLLDLMEGDTTLFVRADEIEAAWTWVDSIHDAWTSAGVIVKPYTAGTWGPSASMGMIERDGASWHEGAQ; this is encoded by the coding sequence ATGGGAACTGTAAGGGAAATCGGGAGTTTTGAGTTGCTGCAATCGTTTGCGACAATCGTCATTTTCGGGGCAACCGGCGATCTGGCGCAGCGGATGCTGTTTCCCTCGCTGTACAATCTCGACGCCGACGGGTTGCTGGGTACCGAAGTGCGTATCCACGGCGCGGCACGATCGAAGCTCGATGACGCGGCATTCCGCGATCAGGTGGCGGCAGCGCTCGACAGCCATTTGCCTGAGGGGCAGCTCGACGCCACGGTGAAAGCGCGCTTCCTCGACCGGCTCGGCTATTGCACGGTCGATGTCGATACGCCCGCCGATTTCGAGTGTCTCGCCGCCAAAATCGGCCCTGCCAAAGGGGCCGGAGTCGCCTTCTACCTCTCCACCCCGCCGTCGCTGTTCGCCCCGGTCGTTGCTGGTTTGAAGGCCGTCGGACTGACCGGTCCTGCAACCCGCGTCGCCATGGAAAAGCCCATCGGCCACGATCTGCCCTCCTCGCGCGAGGTCAATGCGGCGGTGGCGCACGGGTTCGACGAAGATCAGGTGTTCCGCGTCGATCATTATCTTGGCAAGGAGACGGTGCAGAACCTGCTCGTCCTGCGCTTCGGCAATATGTTGTTCGAGCCGCTGTGGAATTCGCAGGGTATCGAACACGTCCAGATTACGGTTGCCGAAACCGTGGGTCTCGAAGGCCGCGTCTCTTACTACGACGGCGTTGGCTCGCTCAGCGACATGGTGCAGAATCACATGCTGCAATTGCTGGCGCTGGTGGCGATGGAGCCGCCTGCTAGCTATACCGCCACCGCCGTCCGTGACGAAAAAGTGAAGGTCCTACGGTCGCTGCGACCGCTCGACGCGGCGACTGCAAACACCCACAGCGTCAAGGGTCAGTACCGCTCGGGTGCAGTCGATGGAAAGCCCGTCGCGGGCTATGCCGACGAACTCGGCAAAGCGTCGGACACCGAGACCTTCGTCGCGGTCAAGGCGCATCTCGACAACTGGCGGTGGAAAGGCGTTCCCTTCTATCTCCGCACCGGCAAGCGCCTGCCGATGCGGCATTCCGAAATCCTGATCCAGTTCAAACCCGTCCCGCATTCGATCTTCAGCGGACGCGGGCCGGGGCTGGAGGCGAACTGCCTGCTGATCCGTTTGCAGCCGAACGAGGGCATGTCCCTGTCGATCATGACCAAGGAGCCAGGCCTCGACCGGGGCGGGGTCGCCTTGCGCGAGGTCGAGCTCGACGTGTCGCTGACCGCGGCTTTTGCCGGACAGCGGCGACGCATCGCCTACGAACGGCTGCTGCTCGACCTGATGGAGGGCGACACCACCCTGTTCGTGCGTGCCGACGAGATCGAGGCGGCTTGGACCTGGGTCGATTCGATCCATGACGCGTGGACGTCGGCGGGGGTCATCGTGAAGCCCTATACGGCGGGCACTTGGGGGCCGTCGGCGTCGATGGGTATGATCGAACGCGACGGCGCAAGCTGGCACGAGGGCGCGCAGTGA